GTAATTTAAGTCTACTCCTACTTCTGGTCTTACTGAAATGTAATGACTATCTTTTACATCTAATCTTATTTCACCAGATTTTTCTTTAACTTTTCCTAATTTCATATATTCTAACTTTATTGCTCCATAAGGTCTTAGAGATATATTTTCTGTCAATCTAAAATCTTTTCCTAATTCATTCTTTAATGCTACTCCATAAGTATTGTATCTTCCTCTGGCATTAAATATTTCATCCACTACTAAGAATTTTCTGTTCATCTTATTATAGCCTAGTGAAATATCTCCTGATACAGTCCAATTCAAACTATTGTTATAATCAAATGGAATTGATTTATACACTCCTACCTTAGCTTCTAACATTTCTTCTTTTGATTTTCCTATATCTTTGAACTTAAATGTGTTATATACAAATCCTGTATACCAGCCCGTTCCTTTTCCTAATCTCAATCCTTCATTTTCGTGCATATAAACTACACCATAAGCATTATTTGTATAATCTATTACACCAGCTGTATTAGTTTTGTATTCACCTCTTGAGCCAAATGTTTTTATCTTATTAGATTTCTTAGAAGCTGTTGACCAATCATTCTTTAAATAATTAAATTCTTTATCCAATATATTTCCAGTAGATTGAACTCTTTGATGAATATTTGCATATTGGTGTCCCATCATTTCGTCAAAGGCTTGTTTTAATAATATTCCTTCATTGTTTCCTATATCATTAAGTTTATTAAACAATTCTTTTTCTCTTGAACCAATTGCTTCAACACCATATCTTTGTTCCAATCCATCTGTAAAATTATATGTATCCCTTGTTGTATTTTTATCTGCTGCAAACACAGTATAAGGAACTTTTGTCATATAGGCATTTTCTATTGTTTGAGTAGCCTTATTCTTTGTAATTGTTGCTTGCCAAGTCAAAGAACTAGAATAGATTTCCCATTTACTTAAACCTCTTCTTAATGCAGCTGTAATCATTTTATTATATGGTTCTATTATATCTTTTCCTAATTGAATATATTTAGAATTAGTATATTTTGCTGCTTCTACTCCTATAATCAAATCAGCTGATTTTATTCCAGAGTTTGCTAATGCACCAATATTAGCTATTGGATTTGTTGGATTAATACCAGATGAACCCATATATATACCTATTGATGATGTTGGTATTTCACTTGGAGCTCTATTAGGAATAGAATGTACCAAAGTAGGTTGTACTTTATTTCCATTTACAAATATATCAGCTTTAGTTTTATCATCATCTCTTACTCTTATTTCTACTCCTCCAAAACTCTTACTTGTGTCGTCATCATCATCTAATTTTCTTATAGGTGTAGAAGTTTCACTTACTTTTATATCTCCATAGTTTTCAATAATTCCTCCACCAAAACTATATAATCCTATTCCATCATCAGCATTAATATTTATTGTAGCGCCTTTTGCATTAACTATTTTAGCTCCTCTAGTTACTGTAACACCTATTTGTCCAACATTATTATTTCCTACTGTTGTTATAGTTCCATAGTTATATCCAACTGCACCATTTTCTAAGTACATTCCTGTATTTCTTCTATTTCCACTTAATTCTATTCTTCCAAAGTTTTCAGCAATAGAATCTCTACCAGTTGCATACATTCCTATACTATTTGGGTGTGTAACAGAGATTAATCCATAGTTTACTATATGTCCAGTAGCTTTTTGTTTTACAATAGTTTTTCCATTTGCATCTTTCCCTAATTTTTCTGTATATCCTACTGCCATACCTATACCATATTTTTCATCTCTTGGATTTCTTAAATCAGATGCTGCGACTCTGATTACACCTTCTGCTTTGTTTATAACTTTTGGCATAGGTGTTGATGGTCCCATAAGAACATAAGTACTTTCCTTTGGATAATAAGCATACATTCCTATACTTCCTACACCTGATGAAAAATCAATATTTCCATAGTTATCAGCTCTTCCAGATGAATAAATAGCATAATTTTCTTTACCAGAAGATGTGATATTACTTCTATTAATTACACTTCCATCAGAATCTTTTGAATAGACAAATACAGAATTATTTTTTAGAGCAATATTTCCAGTGCTGTTGTTTTCAAATTTATTATTTTGTCCTTTAATAATAAATCCATAAGAGTTATTACCTATATTCAATTTATCTGTATTATTTATTATATTTCCATTATTTCCGTCGTAATACAATACTGTTGAATCATTATTACCAGTTGTTATTTGTGAACCATTTTTAAATTCAACTGTACCACCTCTTGAATATACAGCTGTTGATCCTTCTCCTACATTCAATTTAGAATTTGTATCAAGATTTACAGATTTACCATAAATTCCTGTTGCCTTTTTACCAGCTGTTACTTGTACACCACTCAATATATTAATATTATTTCCTGCTGCATATACTGCTGTACCTTCATCACCAGCAGAAACTTTTGAATTTGCTTTTAAATTAATATTTGAACCATAGATGCCAGCTGATTTATTTCCTGCTACAACTTCACCATAATTTTCTATATTTCCATTTGGAGAATAGATACCTACTCCTGCATTATTAGGATCTGTTGTATTACCAACAGTTATCTTACCATTGTTTATTATATTTACATTACCTTCTGCATAAATTCCAAGTGAACCAGTTCCTAGTAAATTTATCTTTCCTTTATTTATAATATTTTTAGCAGTTGCTGTATTTTCAGAAAAAATACCTGTTACTTTTTTGTTATTAGAACTGATATCATTTCCTACTTCAAATGTTACATCTGAATTTTTAGCATAAGTAAATATTGAACCATCACTATTTATTGTTTTTTGATTTTTATAATTCACTATGCTATCTTCTGCATATAAATAAGTGTATTTTCCAGTAGGATTTATCGCTAATTTATCAATAAAATTACTAGATGTTATATTAGAATTCTTTAAATAATATGCAATAGAATCTTCACCTAAATTTAATGTTCCAGCATTTCCTTTAAAAGTCTTACTTCCTAAATCAGTTATCTTAAATGCTATTGATTTATTTATATTATAAGTTCCTGCTGTTACTTCTACATTAGAATTTTTAGCACTTACAGCTATACTATCTTTTCCAACTGATATATTTCCATTAGAAGTTAAAGCTGAATCTTCAGTATAGATACCTACACTTGATTTAGCATTAGATAAATCTATATTTCCACTATGTTTTACAGTTGATGTGGCATTAGCATAATTTGTTTTATCATTTTTAGCATAGATACCATAAGTACCTGTTGAATTATCTTTTGCTTTTATAGTTCCAGTGTTTGTAACATTTATATCTTTATTATTAGATATGGCTGTGCTATTTCCTCCTATCTTTAAATCATTTTCAGCAAAGATAGCTGTACCCTTACTTCCAACTTCTATACTTCCAGTATTTTTAACAATAGAACTATCAGCAGCATAAATACCTACACCATTTTCACCAGTTGAAGAAATATTACCTGCATTTGTTACAGTTCCAAAATTTGTTGCAAGTCCAGCAGAATTTTTACCTGTTAAAGTAATATTACCATTATTTAAAACTTGTACATCATCTGCTTTTGGAGCTGAAAGGTTTGAGCCAGTTTCTCTTTCAGTATTTCCTTGGAATACTGCAACTTTATTAGCAGAATTTGATATCATATTTACTCCAGGATTTACTTTTACCCAAGAAGATAAATATTCCAATCTATTATATGGAGCTTCAATATCATCTAAATTTACATTTTTATCAAGCTCTAATTTACCTCTAAGAACTTTTTCTATCTTATATTTTTTTGAATTTGAAGAAGGATCTAATTTAACTCTCTTTCCAAGTAAATCATCTAAATTAGAATAACTATTCAATTTTTGATAGTCTGCTACATCAGCTATATTTTTATTATATGTAACAAATATAGTAGAGCCATCTTCCATTTTTAAATTTAACTTTTTACCATCAGCACTTTTTTTATTATTATAAGTAGCATTTGGAGTATCAGCAAACATTTTATTTAAAAATTCAGCTTTTCTATTCATATCATCTTTTACTAAATAGAAAGCAGAGCCTCCATTTTTTACAGTGGCATTTACATCATTATTTAATACAAATACACCAGTAGGAATAGGTCTTTCTATAGGTACATTCTTAAGAGGATTATGTTCATCAGGTCTGGTATGGCTATAATTATAGAACATTACTCCTACCATTTTTCCATAATTACCAACAGCCAATTCAGGAGAAGTAGATGAAGTTCCTAAATCAATGCTTGATCTATCTGCATAAAGAGCTACACCACCATAAGATGAAATCTTACCTTCTTCAATCTTATTTTCATTTTTAATTCCATTTGAATATAGAGCAATAGAATTTTCACCAGATGCTTTTATTTCAGGAAGTTTAGTGTTACCTCCTCCTTTTTTCATTACAAAATGACTTCCTACTCTATATATAACATCACCATTTTTACTTACTTCATAAGCAGTTCTCATAGAGTTATATACACCCATTACACTTTTTCCAGTTAAATCAATAGTACCTGTATTTTTTGCATCTAAATCATATAAAATATCTATACCTATAAGATTTTCATTTTCTTCTACATTATCATTATTAGTTTTAATAACTCCATGATTAATTAGATTTCCAAGTTCTCTATTAGGATATAATGGCATATAAAATTTTCTATATTGACCGTTATCTTCATCTTCACCATGAATATAAACTGAATATAAGCCTACATTTTTTTTACCTTTTAAAATTATTTTTCCACCACTTAAATTTACAACTTCATTTAATCCTGAACTACTAGCAGCAATCATTGCAGTATTTAATTTACCATTTACTTCTATTTTTCCTTTATTGGTAGCTCTTGTTATAGATGCATTTTTATTTGTAGCCATCCCACCAACTCCAGTACTTAACCCAATGTTGTTATTTCCATTTAAAGTAATAGTACCTTCATTTGTAATTACTTCAATGTCATCCTCAGCCCTAAGATAAGTACCTATGATCATAGCAGCATTGGTGCTACCATTTACTTCTATTTTTCCAGTAACACCATTTTTTACTTTACCTATATATCCTTCACTATCTTCTGCTGGTGCTGTTATTCTTGTACCCCAAAGAGGAAGAGTAAGAGGTTTATTATCATTTCCAACATATATTCCTACTGAACTGTTATAATAAAAACTTTTATTTCCAAATTTATCTATATCAAAATCTGGATTAGAATTTATTTTTATTGTTCCTAAATTTTCAAATTTTTTTATTTCAGTAGGTACTGAAGATAGTTTCATTCCATAGCTTCCTCCTCCATTAAGTTCTATCAATCCTCCATTATCATTAACTACATTTATAATACCATTATTTGGGATAGTATTATTTGGATAACCCTCCATATCTGCAATTACAGGTGCATATACTTGTATACCTATAGAATGTTTACCATTAAATCTTATTGTTCCTTTATTAATAAGTGAATATGTTCCATCTCCTCTATCATTATTTTTAGCTGTTAAAGTTAAACCTACTTTATGTCCTGTATAACCACCTTTTTTGATAACAGTTTGTCCATCTGCTTTCACTATATCAGGAGTTCTTTTTATATATCTATCATCCTTCCAAGCATTATTTCTATTTTCATCATCATTTTCTACATTCCAATCTTGATAGTCAGCACTACTAGGCTGTGCTGTTCTTATTTTTATTGGATTAGAAGGAGTTACCACTGTTCCATCTTCTTTTACTTTACCAACTTTTAGTCCTCCTAAATCTTCATATCCTGTTTCTGCCTCATCTGTTATTAATCCACCTACTTCATTTACTATCTTTCTTTCACCTTGATTATTTCTTGTTCCATTACCTGTATCAGTTTGAGCTTCAAATCCAATAGTAAATGGACCTACTAAATTTATAGTCCCTTTATTTTCTATTGTAGCCTTTGGTGTATTATGTAAAGTACCTACTCTTGAGCTTCCAACTAAAAATGCTTGTTTATTAATAGGATGATTACCTTTAACACCATCTTTTTCTTTATTTTTATCATCATTATCTAAAGGATTTATAGAATCTATTGTTATATTTGCTCCCTTAGCTATTGTTAATGTTCCTCCACCATTACCAGTGGTACCTCCATAGTCAAAATAAGTTTTAAATAATGCTTGATCAATAGTATATTCTCCTGTTGTGTATTTATTTTCATTTTTAAGATAGTATCTATTTGATACATACATTAATGCTGGTTTTTTACCTACAAAATCATTATTTATTGTTATATTATCATTATGATTAAATGATTTTCCGTCATTTACAGCACCATTAGGTCCTGCTGTGTCATTTGAACCATCCCAATAAGATTTTGCTTCTGCTACTGTACCACGATATGAAAGTGTCCTTATTTCATAACCAAGACCTCCACTAGATGTAACTTGTATTGGATCAGGAGTTGTTAAGGTAAAAACTCCTCCACCTATTACATTAATAACTGGTGCAGTTGGATTTACTGGTACAGGAAATTGAGGTTTAACAGGATTTAAAACAATAGGTGGATTAGGATTTTTATTAATATCTTTTGGTTTTACTCCTGCTCCTAATTCTATTTTTACTATTGCTTCCTGTCTTATTCTTGCATTTGCCAATCCATAAGAATCCTCATCTCCACCTCTTAATGAAGTTGTTGCTGAGTGTGGATCTTTTTCCTTTTTATTTGTTGTTTCTCCAAAAGTTACTAATTGACTTTCTCCTCCAATTGATAATGTTGAAAGTGAATGAGTTACTGCTGAATTTGAAGAAGTATATTCATCATAGTGTTTACTATCTGGGTGTATATTTCTTAAAAATAAATCTTCACTTCTTGTAAATCTTCCTTCATAAGGATATTTTTCTTTTTTATCTCCCTTTCCTTGATAAGTGCCTCTCCAATCACTATAAAAATAATTAGCACCAAATTGCCAAGAACTCCAAGGTGATTTTACTACTTGATCTCCTTGTTCCATCAATTGTATAAGTTCTAATCTTTCTCCTGTTATCTTTTTATTATTTTCTTCTCTTGCTGTTTTTATTTTTGTTTGTAAATCTCCTACTGAATTTCTAAGAGAATTTTTTGCAGAGTTTATTACTTCCATTGAGGGTGTTGTGCTTGATATGTTGTCTGCATTATTTATTTCTTGTGAAAATGCACCCCCCCCCCATCATCAAAAATAGGATGGCTAAGCCTACTGAATATTTTATTGTTCTACATCTCTTTGCTATTGAACGAAGATCTTTTTCTATTTTGCATAAATTATTGTTCATTTTCTTCTCCCTTCTTGTCAATTTTCAGTTTTGACTTCTTCTTTTTTAACATCTATTACTCTACTTTCTTCCGAATTAACTTCTCCCTTTGAACCTCTTTTTACTAACTTAAATTCAACTCTTCTGTTTTTTGCCCTACCTTCTGTTGTTGCATTATCAGCAATAGGTTCTTCTTCTCCTCTTGGTACTATTCCTACTATTCTACTAGGATCTAATCCCAATTCTATTAATTTAGCTTTCACTGCTTCTGCTCTTCTCTTAGATAGCCCCATATTATATGCATTACTTGCTATATAGTCTGTATGCCCAACTATTGTTACTTCATAATCATTTTTTTCAATGAAATCTTTTAAGTTTGTTAACATTTCATTATACTGTGGTTTTACTACTGACTTATCAAAGTCAAAATTCAATGCTCTGTCATCTAAAACTATCGTCATCTCTTCTGGTGGCTCTTCCTTTAAAGCCTCCATCTTATTAATCTCCAATGCGTTTATCCTAATTGAATTCGCCCTCATCCGTTTGGTTGTTAATGTTGATGTAAATGTTGATGATGAAATGACCAATAAGAATAAAAATAAAATTGATTTTAAGTTTTTATTCATATTTATTCCCCCTTTATACAAATTTGTTATTATATAAACAGAATTATTAATATAATATATAGATATCCTTTTTTTAATTATATTATAAACTACTGCATATTTCAATAGTTTTATTAAAAAATATTTGTTCAGTTATTATATATTTTTAAAGAATGCTGTTTTATTTTTAGAACTAATGATATAAAAATAAAAATGATGTCAATAGATATTTTTCTATCAACATCATTTATTATTTAATCATATTCTATCTAAGAACATTTTTTATTCCTTTTAAAGTTATATCTTTTGTTAAGAAATGTTCTTTTATCTTTACTTCTCTCATTAAATCTGTACTTAAATATTTTTTATTATCATCAGGAAATACTGTTACAATAACACTATCTTTTCCAAGTTTATTTTGTAACATCAATGCTCCTATAAAATTAGCTCCTGATGATATCCCAACTCCTAAACCACATCTAGCAAGTTTTTGTGCCATAACAATAGCATCTCCATCATCTACACTCACAACTTCATCAAGTTTATCTAATTTTACTAAATCAGGAATAAATTCATCAGAAATTCCTTCTATTCTATGTTTAGCAACTTTATATCCAGTAGATAAAGTTGGAGAATTTAAAGGTTCAAGTGGAGATATTTTTGCATTAGGGAAATTTTCTTTAATTCTTTGTCCTATTCCCATAACTGTTCCACCAGTTCCAACTCCTGCAACAAAACCATCAATATTCAAATTTAAACTTTTCATTTCATTTACAATTTCTAAACCTATCCCATAATAATGTGCTTCGCTGTTATATGGATTAGAAAATTGACTAGGCAAATAAGTATCTGGATTATTTTTAGCAAACTCTTTTGTTTTTTCTATACTTCCTAAAAATCCTCCCTCTTCTCTACTTACCAAAACAATTTTTGCTCCAAAAGAACGAATTAAAGACTTTCTTTCTTCACTCATCCAATCTGGCATATAAATAATAACAGGGTGTCCTAAAATTGCTCCCATAGCAGAAAAAGCTATCCCTGTATTTCCACTTGTTGCTTCTACAATAGGTGCTCCTTTTTTAATTTCCCCTTTTTCATAAGCCTTTTTTAAGGTGTAAAATGCCATTCTATCTTTAATACTTCCAGTTAAATTATAACTTTCATTTTTTACAAAAATTCTTCTTTCTTCTCCTTTATAATCAAATACCAACTCTAACATAGGAGTTTTTCCAACTAAATTTTCTAAATATTTCATTTTTTCTTGCTCCATTTTTAAGCCTCCATTATTATTTTTTAATAAAGCCTAGTTTTAGTATAATACTCTATCAAGAATTAATCAATAGCAAAAATAATATTTTCTTATTTTTTGATAAGAATTATAAAAAGTAGTAGAATATATTGATAAATTATTATAATATATATAAATGACAACATCATATTAAATATTGCATTAAAAAGACATTTAGAATAGGGAAAAAAGGTGAAATTTAATGACTTATAATTTTAGATATAGTAAGTTTCTACAAGGTGGTATTTTAAATATTATTTTTTTGGGATTACTTTGTATGGCAAGTATTGGTATTTCTATGTTAATTTTAAAATTAATTGGAATTAGTAATACAAAAGTTAGTATATTTTGGGATAATAATCCAAATATTGCACTAATATTAGTCCTTTTGTTACCTCTAATACTTCTAGTATTATTTATAATCACTGGCTCTATATTATATAGACAACTTATTGACAGCAAAGGGGTACTTAATATATTTAATAATTATGCTATTCTCTATTATAAAGGAAAAGAAATCACATTAGAAAAAGGTGAATTTTCTGTTTCTTATGGTAAAGTATATTTTGGTAGAAATGGAATTTGTAATTTTCTTTATCCTGTTGTTTATGTGATTAAAACAAAAAATGAAAAATTTAAAATATATAAATCTGTTCAGGAGGCTTATGAATTAACAACTTTTAAGCAAAGAATGAAAAAATTATGTCCTGAACTTTCTTTGGATATTGCAATGAATGCTCTAATTAAATTGTCAAATACAAAAAATAAAAAAATAAAAAATGAAATCTCATATATTGGCAATATAGAAATTGTTTTAAATATATCAACAATTGATGTATTTGAAAATACAGATTACTTTGTAGATATAGAAAATGCTTTTGCTCTTAAAGATGTACCATTTATTACTTGTGATATTTATGAAAATAAAAACTCAAATCATTTAATTGGTGAGATTGCTCTATTAGATGACGAAAAAAATGGTAAATTACCAAGTGTAGAAGAATTAAAAAAGAGAGTAATTGTTTCTGTGATAAAATTAGATGAATATATAAAAAAATAAATTTAATACTAAATAAGGAAGTGTTTAAAATGGAAATGTATGGAAATTTAATATTAGCAATTTGTGTTGCAGGAGCTTGTCTTACAACTGCAATAGGTTTAGTTGCTACTGTGGGAGAATTTTTTAGTTCCATAACTTCTTTTAAATATGAAAATAT
This Fusobacterium animalis 7_1 DNA region includes the following protein-coding sequences:
- a CDS encoding autotransporter domain-containing protein, which codes for MHPDSKHYDEYTSSNSAVTHSLSTLSIGGESQLVTFGETTNKKEKDPHSATTSLRGGDEDSYGLANARIRQEAIVKIELGAGVKPKDINKNPNPPIVLNPVKPQFPVPVNPTAPVINVIGGGVFTLTTPDPIQVTSSGGLGYEIRTLSYRGTVAEAKSYWDGSNDTAGPNGAVNDGKSFNHNDNITINNDFVGKKPALMYVSNRYYLKNENKYTTGEYTIDQALFKTYFDYGGTTGNGGGTLTIAKGANITIDSINPLDNDDKNKEKDGVKGNHPINKQAFLVGSSRVGTLHNTPKATIENKGTINLVGPFTIGFEAQTDTGNGTRNNQGERKIVNEVGGLITDEAETGYEDLGGLKVGKVKEDGTVVTPSNPIKIRTAQPSSADYQDWNVENDDENRNNAWKDDRYIKRTPDIVKADGQTVIKKGGYTGHKVGLTLTAKNNDRGDGTYSLINKGTIRFNGKHSIGIQVYAPVIADMEGYPNNTIPNNGIINVVNDNGGLIELNGGGSYGMKLSSVPTEIKKFENLGTIKINSNPDFDIDKFGNKSFYYNSSVGIYVGNDNKPLTLPLWGTRITAPAEDSEGYIGKVKNGVTGKIEVNGSTNAAMIIGTYLRAEDDIEVITNEGTITLNGNNNIGLSTGVGGMATNKNASITRATNKGKIEVNGKLNTAMIAASSSGLNEVVNLSGGKIILKGKKNVGLYSVYIHGEDEDNGQYRKFYMPLYPNRELGNLINHGVIKTNNDNVEENENLIGIDILYDLDAKNTGTIDLTGKSVMGVYNSMRTAYEVSKNGDVIYRVGSHFVMKKGGGNTKLPEIKASGENSIALYSNGIKNENKIEEGKISSYGGVALYADRSSIDLGTSSTSPELAVGNYGKMVGVMFYNYSHTRPDEHNPLKNVPIERPIPTGVFVLNNDVNATVKNGGSAFYLVKDDMNRKAEFLNKMFADTPNATYNNKKSADGKKLNLKMEDGSTIFVTYNKNIADVADYQKLNSYSNLDDLLGKRVKLDPSSNSKKYKIEKVLRGKLELDKNVNLDDIEAPYNRLEYLSSWVKVNPGVNMISNSANKVAVFQGNTERETGSNLSAPKADDVQVLNNGNITLTGKNSAGLATNFGTVTNAGNISSTGENGVGIYAADSSIVKNTGSIEVGSKGTAIFAENDLKIGGNSTAISNNKDINVTNTGTIKAKDNSTGTYGIYAKNDKTNYANATSTVKHSGNIDLSNAKSSVGIYTEDSALTSNGNISVGKDSIAVSAKNSNVEVTAGTYNINKSIAFKITDLGSKTFKGNAGTLNLGEDSIAYYLKNSNITSSNFIDKLAINPTGKYTYLYAEDSIVNYKNQKTINSDGSIFTYAKNSDVTFEVGNDISSNNKKVTGIFSENTATAKNIINKGKINLLGTGSLGIYAEGNVNIINNGKITVGNTTDPNNAGVGIYSPNGNIENYGEVVAGNKSAGIYGSNINLKANSKVSAGDEGTAVYAAGNNINILSGVQVTAGKKATGIYGKSVNLDTNSKLNVGEGSTAVYSRGGTVEFKNGSQITTGNNDSTVLYYDGNNGNIINNTDKLNIGNNSYGFIIKGQNNKFENNSTGNIALKNNSVFVYSKDSDGSVINRSNITSSGKENYAIYSSGRADNYGNIDFSSGVGSIGMYAYYPKESTYVLMGPSTPMPKVINKAEGVIRVAASDLRNPRDEKYGIGMAVGYTEKLGKDANGKTIVKQKATGHIVNYGLISVTHPNSIGMYATGRDSIAENFGRIELSGNRRNTGMYLENGAVGYNYGTITTVGNNNVGQIGVTVTRGAKIVNAKGATININADDGIGLYSFGGGIIENYGDIKVSETSTPIRKLDDDDDTSKSFGGVEIRVRDDDKTKADIFVNGNKVQPTLVHSIPNRAPSEIPTSSIGIYMGSSGINPTNPIANIGALANSGIKSADLIIGVEAAKYTNSKYIQLGKDIIEPYNKMITAALRRGLSKWEIYSSSLTWQATITKNKATQTIENAYMTKVPYTVFAADKNTTRDTYNFTDGLEQRYGVEAIGSREKELFNKLNDIGNNEGILLKQAFDEMMGHQYANIHQRVQSTGNILDKEFNYLKNDWSTASKKSNKIKTFGSRGEYKTNTAGVIDYTNNAYGVVYMHENEGLRLGKGTGWYTGFVYNTFKFKDIGKSKEEMLEAKVGVYKSIPFDYNNSLNWTVSGDISLGYNKMNRKFLVVDEIFNARGRYNTYGVALKNELGKDFRLTENISLRPYGAIKLEYMKLGKVKEKSGEIRLDVKDSHYISVRPEVGVDLNYKYILASGKIITARLGTAYEDELGKVAKANNKAKVAHTSADWFNLPKEKEDRKGNVKTDFSLGVEGEILGGTANIGYDTKGHNMRAGVGFRVIF
- a CDS encoding OmpA family protein, which codes for MNKNLKSILFLFLLVISSSTFTSTLTTKRMRANSIRINALEINKMEALKEEPPEEMTIVLDDRALNFDFDKSVVKPQYNEMLTNLKDFIEKNDYEVTIVGHTDYIASNAYNMGLSKRRAEAVKAKLIELGLDPSRIVGIVPRGEEEPIADNATTEGRAKNRRVEFKLVKRGSKGEVNSEESRVIDVKKEEVKTEN
- a CDS encoding cysteine synthase family protein; translated protein: MEQEKMKYLENLVGKTPMLELVFDYKGEERRIFVKNESYNLTGSIKDRMAFYTLKKAYEKGEIKKGAPIVEATSGNTGIAFSAMGAILGHPVIIYMPDWMSEERKSLIRSFGAKIVLVSREEGGFLGSIEKTKEFAKNNPDTYLPSQFSNPYNSEAHYYGIGLEIVNEMKSLNLNIDGFVAGVGTGGTVMGIGQRIKENFPNAKISPLEPLNSPTLSTGYKVAKHRIEGISDEFIPDLVKLDKLDEVVSVDDGDAIVMAQKLARCGLGVGISSGANFIGALMLQNKLGKDSVIVTVFPDDNKKYLSTDLMREVKIKEHFLTKDITLKGIKNVLR